A part of Entelurus aequoreus isolate RoL-2023_Sb linkage group LG10, RoL_Eaeq_v1.1, whole genome shotgun sequence genomic DNA contains:
- the si:dkey-202l22.3 gene encoding 7 transmembrane receptor domain-containing protein isoform X2 — MDVLMKVDLTLTNTTSHPGEPDHLDLIKTQGLNHSDPLNMFVGMELLLRFKPLFMPLYCLVVVIASVGNSFLLTCILVDKKLHNATNFFIGNLAAGDLLMCLSCVPLTMSYAFDSHGWAFGRPLCHLVPLLQCATVFASVLSLTAIAVDRYVVLAHPVRRRISLWGCGAVATAVWLLSLALAAPPSFYTRYLDLRPSGVDLVVCEEFWPENGNLRLLYSCFILIASYMIPLLSVSISYCAISLSLKRYAVPGERAGGKQHWKQKRRKTFSLLVASVLAFALCWLPLQVLNLLLDLDPDCDIIGKRYINVLQVCCHLVAMSSACYNPFIYASLHIKHNIHPSIHPSIHPSISNPVPFRVAGCWSPSQLHSGNGM, encoded by the exons ATGGATGTCCTCATGAAAGTGGACCTCACACTGACCAACACCACCAGCCACCCAGGAGAACCTGACCACCTGGACTTAATCAAAACCCAAGGACTGAACCACAGTGACCCACTGAACATGTTTGTGGGCATGGAGCTGCTTCTTCGTTTCAAACCTCTCTTCATGCCGCTCTACTGCCTCGTCGTGGTCATCGCCAGCGTGGGGAACTCCTTCCTGTTGACTTGCATCCTGGTGGATAAAAAACTCCACAACGCCACCAACTTTTTCATCGGAAACCTGGCTGCTGGAGACCTGCTGATGTGTCTGAGCTGCGTGCCGCTGACCATGTCCTATGCCTTCGACAGCCATGGATGGGCTTTTGGGAGACCGCTGTGTCACTTGGTGCCTTTGCTGCAATGTGCTACTGTGTTTGCGTCCGTGCTGTCCCTCACAGCCATCGCTGTGGACCGATACGTCGTCTTAG CTCACCCTGTGCGAAGGAGGATCTCTTTGTGGGGTTGTGGCGCGGTGGCGACGGCTGTCTGGCTTTTGTCTCTGGCCTTGGCGGCGCCGCCGTCCTTTTACACACGCTACCTCGACCTGCGGCCCAGTGGCGTAGACCTCGTGGTTTGCGAGGAGTTCTGGCCTGAAAACGGCAATCTGCGACTGCTCTATTCCTGCTTCATCCTCATTGCCTCCTACATGATCCCACTGCTGTCCGTCAGCATCTCGTACTGCGCCATCAGCCTCAGCCTCAAGCGCTATGCGGTACCCGGCGAGCGGGCCGGCGGGAAGCAGCACTGGAAGCAAAAGAGGAGGAAGACCTTCTCGCTGTTGGTGGCCTCAGTGCTCGCCTTTGCTCTCTGCTGGCTGCCTTTGCAG GTGCTCAACCTCCTACTGGACCTGGACCCAGACTGTGACATCATCGGCAAGCGCTACATAAATGTCCTCCAAGTCTGCTGTCACTTGGTTGCGATGAGCTCGGCGTGTTACAACCCCTTCATCTACGCGTCGCTGCACATCAAG cacaacatccatccatccatccatccatccatccatccatccatttccaatcctgtccctttccgggtcgcggggtgctggagtccatctcagctgcattcgggcaatggtatgtaa
- the si:dkey-202l22.3 gene encoding 7 transmembrane receptor domain-containing protein isoform X1 has protein sequence MSAFSGSSLTRSSLIGSPTVEKTRLLGVELTWTHSMDVLMKVDLTLTNTTSHPGEPDHLDLIKTQGLNHSDPLNMFVGMELLLRFKPLFMPLYCLVVVIASVGNSFLLTCILVDKKLHNATNFFIGNLAAGDLLMCLSCVPLTMSYAFDSHGWAFGRPLCHLVPLLQCATVFASVLSLTAIAVDRYVVLAHPVRRRISLWGCGAVATAVWLLSLALAAPPSFYTRYLDLRPSGVDLVVCEEFWPENGNLRLLYSCFILIASYMIPLLSVSISYCAISLSLKRYAVPGERAGGKQHWKQKRRKTFSLLVASVLAFALCWLPLQVLNLLLDLDPDCDIIGKRYINVLQVCCHLVAMSSACYNPFIYASLHIKHNIHPSIHPSIHPSISNPVPFRVAGCWSPSQLHSGNGM, from the exons atgtctgctttttcaggatcaagTCTGACCCGCTCTTCGCTAATCGGGTCACCAACGGTGGAAAAAACACGTTTACTTGGCGTGGAACTAACTTGGACACACAG CATGGATGTCCTCATGAAAGTGGACCTCACACTGACCAACACCACCAGCCACCCAGGAGAACCTGACCACCTGGACTTAATCAAAACCCAAGGACTGAACCACAGTGACCCACTGAACATGTTTGTGGGCATGGAGCTGCTTCTTCGTTTCAAACCTCTCTTCATGCCGCTCTACTGCCTCGTCGTGGTCATCGCCAGCGTGGGGAACTCCTTCCTGTTGACTTGCATCCTGGTGGATAAAAAACTCCACAACGCCACCAACTTTTTCATCGGAAACCTGGCTGCTGGAGACCTGCTGATGTGTCTGAGCTGCGTGCCGCTGACCATGTCCTATGCCTTCGACAGCCATGGATGGGCTTTTGGGAGACCGCTGTGTCACTTGGTGCCTTTGCTGCAATGTGCTACTGTGTTTGCGTCCGTGCTGTCCCTCACAGCCATCGCTGTGGACCGATACGTCGTCTTAG CTCACCCTGTGCGAAGGAGGATCTCTTTGTGGGGTTGTGGCGCGGTGGCGACGGCTGTCTGGCTTTTGTCTCTGGCCTTGGCGGCGCCGCCGTCCTTTTACACACGCTACCTCGACCTGCGGCCCAGTGGCGTAGACCTCGTGGTTTGCGAGGAGTTCTGGCCTGAAAACGGCAATCTGCGACTGCTCTATTCCTGCTTCATCCTCATTGCCTCCTACATGATCCCACTGCTGTCCGTCAGCATCTCGTACTGCGCCATCAGCCTCAGCCTCAAGCGCTATGCGGTACCCGGCGAGCGGGCCGGCGGGAAGCAGCACTGGAAGCAAAAGAGGAGGAAGACCTTCTCGCTGTTGGTGGCCTCAGTGCTCGCCTTTGCTCTCTGCTGGCTGCCTTTGCAG GTGCTCAACCTCCTACTGGACCTGGACCCAGACTGTGACATCATCGGCAAGCGCTACATAAATGTCCTCCAAGTCTGCTGTCACTTGGTTGCGATGAGCTCGGCGTGTTACAACCCCTTCATCTACGCGTCGCTGCACATCAAG cacaacatccatccatccatccatccatccatccatccatccatttccaatcctgtccctttccgggtcgcggggtgctggagtccatctcagctgcattcgggcaatggtatgtaa